The nucleotide window GACATCGGCTCCGGCGATGGTTCGAAACTCCTGTCCATCGACGACGTGAGTGTCGGTGCTGATCCAAGGACCGCCGATGGCCAGAACTCCTCCCGCGACGCAATCGTACTCGGCACCGAAACCCGGATTGTCGTTGGGATCTCCGAAGACGAAGCCGTTGACGCCGTCGAAGGTGGTCAAACCACCGGTCGCGGTGGTGGTGGCCGTGGCATCGAGGGCGTAGCGAACGATCGACGGAGGTTGGCTCCAGGCCGCCGCCGCGATCGCCACGGCGTCGGTGGTTTGAGCCAAGGTCAGTCCTGGCTGACCGTCGAGATGGACCCGCCAAGACACCACCTGCTGACTGTCGAAGACCGGCCAGCGGAGGTTCAAGCCACCGTTCTCGAACAAAGTGAAGGCGGCAGAATGACTCCTCGGGCCCTTTTCCCGCTCGAGCTCTGCGGAAGGGGGCAGCAGGTAGTCCGCCGTGGTCTCGATGCCTCCGACCCGAGCGACGATCCAGTCGACGAAGGCGTCGGCCTGGCGAGGCCCTCGCTCGAGATCTCGTCGAGGCGCGGTCCGCACCTCGGCCATCTCCCCGAGGTCCCGCACCCAGGCGCGCTCGCCCTCGACCCATCGCTCGTGGAAGGTGCCCAGAGCGAGGTGCAGCAGATTCCAGCGCTCGCTGTCACCGGCGGCCAGAAACAGCAGGACCCGCTCCCCGGCAGCGAGCCTGGGCGCCCCGAAGACGTGAAGGCTGAGGCCATCGTTCCGTTCGCCCCCGGGGAGCCGCACGATCAGAGGCTCCTCCAACGGAGCACCCTTGAGCACCCGATCGACACGGATCTCGACATCGGTGCAGGGGGCATCGCCGCGCAAGCAGGAGCGGCGAGCGACGACTTCACCGCTGACGATCAGGGTCGCCGCGGAGACGAGATCGTCATCCGAAACGGCGACGAAGGATGTGGCTCCAGCCGGAGCCACCATCACCAGGGTGGCAAGTAGGATCCAGGACAAGCAAGGCCGGCATCGCATGGGTTTCGAGACCTCCTCCCGCACTTGAATGGGTGATTTGTTGATCCACCCTGCAAGTGGGCGCGCGGCGCGCGGAGGTTTATGCGATGTTCGATCCGGTCCGGGCTTCTGCTCCGGTTCTCTCGGCGAAGCGGTCGGGCTAGCAGGCTGCTGAAAATCCTGCGATTGGCGGATTCTCCTGGGCTCGTCTAGTCGCCCTCCCAATCCCAGAAGAAGTCCTTGTTGCCGAGTTCCTCTTCCTCGACCGCCGGCAGGGTGCCCTGCTCGCGGCGGATCTCCTGCACCTGAAGCTCGAGGTCGGCGGTTTCCTGGTCCCAGAAATCGGGGGCGGCGAACTGCGGCCAGGTGGCGGGAAAGATCGGATCGTGCCAGCGGCGCGCCAGCCAGACCGCATAGTGGACCAAGCGCAGGCCGCGCAGCGGCTCGATCAATCGCAGCGTCGAGCGGTCGAAGATGCGGAAGCGCTCGTAGCCTTCGAGGAAGGCCTCGCGTTGGCGACGAGCGTAGTCGTCGCGGCCGGGAAGGGCCAGCCAGAGGTCCTGCACCGCCGGGCCGACGGTCATGTCGTCGAAGTCGAGGAGGTTGAGCACGCCGTCGCGGTCGAGCACATTGCCGAGGTGGAGGTCGCCGTGGAGGCGATGGACCGGCACTCCGACGAGGCGCTCGTCGAGCACCTGGGCAATCTCCCGCGCCGCCCCGAAGTAGCGCTCTCGCAGGCGCTCGGGCAGAGTTTCGTGCTCTTCGAGCCAGTCGAGATTGGCGCGAATGAAGTGGTCGGCGTCGAGGCGCAGCCGGTGCGGAGCATCGTTCTGGACCGCCACCGTGTGCAGTCGACCGACCAGCATGCCGAGGCGCTCGGCGGCGGCATCGCTGAGCTCGTCCGGCGCTCGCCCACCGCGCCGCTCGGCCAGGCTGTAGAAGATGCCATCCTGCTCCTTGAGGGTGGAGCCGTCCGGAAACCGGCGCACCGGGCAGACCGAGATCTCGGCCGCCTCGAGCTCCATCAGGAAGGCATGCTCCTCGAGGATCTGGGCCTCGTTCCAGCGTCCCGGACGGTAGAACTTGGCGATGATGCGAGTGCGATCCTCGAGCTCGACCTCGTAAACCCGGTTCTCGAAGGAATTGAGCGGGTAGCAGACGGCGTTGCAATGCATGCCGGCAGCCTCGACCGCCTGCAGCACTTTTTCCGGGGTGAGCTTGAGAAACAGATCGTTCATCGGTCTCGTACCTCGTTACAGGATGTTGGCGCTGCCGGAGGATCCCTCAGGCCGGCCTTCGGCGCAAGTCCCGGCGGCCCTCGTCGGCGGCGACGGCAGGCGGCGGCACCCGACAGAGATCTCGTCATGAGCAAGCTCCCCACCCCCCTGATCCTGTTCGATGGCCACTGCCACCTGTGCGACGGCACCGTCGATCGCCTGCTGAGTCTCGACCGCCGCCGGCGCCTGACCTTCGCACCGCTACAGGGCTCGACGGCGGATGACCTGCGCCAGCGGGGCCTGCTGCCGGATGGCGTCGACAGCGTGATTCTGGTCGAGGACGGAGAACGGGTCTCGACCTACTCGGACGCGGTCTTGGGGGCGCTCGTCGGTCTCGGCGGCCTGTGGCGCGGCGCCACCCTCTTCCGCCTGCTGCCGCGCTTTCTGCGCGATCCGCTCTACCGCTGGGTGGCCCGTAACCGCTATCGTTGGTTCGGACGGCGGGACACTTGCCGCCTGCCGAGCCCACAGGAAAGGGAGCGATTTCTGCCATGACCGTCAGCATGCACGGCGACACCACCCCGGAGCGCCTTCCCCACCGCCTCGACGCTCGCGAGGTGCGAGTCCTCGGCGCCCTGCTCGAGAAGGAGCAGGCGACCCCCGACCACTACCCGCTGACGGTCAACGCCCTGGTTCAGGCCTGCAACCAAAAGAGCAATCGCCAACCGGTGATGCGGCTCAGCGAAGGCGAGGTTCGCGACGCCCTCGAACGCCTGTTCCAGCACGTCCTGGTGTGGAAGAGCGAGGGTGCGCGCGCCGTCCGCTGGCGCCACGCCGTCGACCGCCGCTGGCAGCTGACACCGCCGACCAAGGCGGTTCTCACCCTGCTCTTGCTGCGCGGGCCGCAGACCGTCGGCGAGTTGCGCGGCCGCAGCGATCGGCTGCACGCCTTCACCAGCGTCAGCGAAGTAGACGACACCCTCGCCACCCTGGCGAGCGGGCGCGAGCCGCTGGTGCGCCAGCTACCCAGGGGACCCGGCCAGAAAGAGAGTCGCTGGGTGCACCTGGTGGGAGAGGACGAGGAGGTCGCCGATACCGAGGGGACGGCTGCGGCCGCCCCGGAGGCGCCGGGAGCGCCCCCCGAGCCCGACCGCCTGGCGCGCCTCGAGCAGCGGGTGGCCGACCTCGAAGCCCGCCTCGAGGAGCTCAGCCAGCGCTTCCCGAGCTCCTGAGCCGCACTCCGGACCAAGAGCTCCGGCCATGAAAAAAGCCCTCGGAATTCCGAGGGCTCCTCTCGTTCCTCGGTGCCCGCAGACACCGACCGGCCAATGGCCTAACCGTCGCTACCCTCGATGCTGAGCAGCTCGACCTCGAACAGCAGGGTCGCACCGGGGCCGATGCGCGGTGGGCTGCCGCGCTCACCGTAGGCGAGGTCCGACGGAATCGCCAGCTTGTACTTCGAGCCGACGTTCATGAGCTGCAGCGCTTCGGTCCAGCCCTTGATCACTCCCGAGACCGGGAACGTGGCGGGCTGGCCGCGATCGTGGGAGCTGTCGAACTTGGTGCCGTCGATCAGCGTGCCGGTGTAGTGCACGGAAACCCGATCGTCGGCCGACGGCGAAGCGCCTTCGCCCGCGGTGACGACCTCGTACTGCAGGCCGCTGTCGGTCACGGTGACGCCATCGCGGGCCTTGTTCTCGGCCAGGTAGGCTTCCCCTTCGGCCTGGTTCTTCTCGGCCTCTTCCTTCGCCTTGGCCTGCTGCTTGGCGATCATCTCCTGCTGGAACTCTTGCATCGCCGTCTGCATCTCCTCGTCCGTCAGCAGGGTCGTGCCGCCCTCGGCCATGGCATCGGCGATGCCGCGGATCAGGTAGTCGAGGTTGAGATCGACGCCCTGCTGGGCCATCCCGCGGCCCATGTTCATGCCAATGCTGTAGCTCGCCTTGTCCTCGAGGGACTCCGGCTTGGCGAGCTCCGTATCGGCCGCCTCCTGGGCGCAGGCGGAAACCGCCCAGGCCAGGCAGACAATCGCTATCAATAGGGGAAGTTTCTTCATGATGTCTCCAATTCGAGAGGTCGGGTCGAAGCTTTCGCTCCTTCGGCTGAAGGCGCGAAAAGGCAGGCCTACGAGAAGCCGTAGTCTATATCAGTCGATCGATCCGTAGGCATCCCTGCCCTGCGGCCCGGCGATTCGGAGGCCGACCGCCAGGCTCTCAGGGCGTCGCTAGCAGGTTGCTGAAAAACTCATCGGCAACCTGCTTCCGGGCCCGAGAGGGCCCGGCGGCGGGGCAGCCGCCGCGACGGGAGAGGAGGCCCAAGAACCGCGCTTCTTGAGCCGGAGCGGGACGCGCAGTCAGGGGCGCGTAGCCCCTCTCCGAAAATACAGCTAGCAGCGCTGGAAAAGCCGCAAGGCGAACTTTTTCAGCTGCCTGCTAGCTGCTCGACGGTCCAGGTCCCGATGAGCTTGCCCCCCTGGGGCCGCCCCAGCGGATCCTCGAGCTGCGCCTCCCAGTCGCCGGCTCCCCGGCCGGCGTCCAGAATTCCCTTCATGAAGCCCTTGAAGGGCACCGGGTAGAGACCGGCCCGGCCATCCCCTTCGAAGGTCGCATAGAAGGCGCTGCCCTCGATCCGCCCCTCCATTTCGGCCACGAAGGGCTGCCCCTCGACGGTCTCGCCTTCGAGGCGCCCTTCGAGGGCGGTCCCGCGGGCGTTGATTCGGAACTCCACCACGCCGGCCACGCTGCCGTCGAAGGTCCCGCCCCAAGCCCCGCGGTTGGGTGAGCTACAGGCCGCCAGCGCGCCGAGCCACAGCAGGGCGAAGGCAGCCGTGATCCATCGCTTCATGATTCCAGCCTCCCCCAGAGCATACGCAACCTCAGACCATGGCGTCGGAGCCGACCTCCGGGTGACGGCGCATGTAGTCGACGAGGCGGCTGAGGTAAGTGGGCAGAGGCGGCACGGCGATGCCGCTGTCGGCGAGATCGGCGCGGGTCTGGGTCGAGGTGTAGTGGGTCGGGTGGACGAAGTAGTCCACCGAGCTCGATGGAATCTGCAGGATGCGGCCGACCAAGGGCGCATAGTCGATCGCCGCCTTGGCGGCGAACAGCGGCAGCGGCAGGCGGACCAGCTTGCGGCGGGTGGCCAGGGCGACCTCGTCGAGGAGCTCGTCGACGGTCAATGGCTCCGGGTCGGCGAGCTGATAGACCTTGCCGGCCGAGGCCTCGAGACCGCTGAGCTCGGTGATCGCATCGATTATGAAGTCGCGGGGCACCAGATTGACCCGCGTCCGGTTGGGGTCACCGACCACCGGCAGCACCGCCAGCCAGGGCTGGCGCATCACCCAGCGCATGGCGTAGTAGGGGCCGTCGAACTTCTGGGTCTCGCCGGTGCGGCTGTCACCAACCACGATGGCGGGACGATAGACCGTCGCCGGCAGTCCGCCGGCCATGCGCTCCTGCACTTCGACCTCGGCGAGGAACTTGGTTTCCTCGTAGAAGTTGTTGAATTTCTGGCCTTTGTCGAGATTGCGCTCCGAATAGATCCCGGCGTAGCGGCCGGAGACGTAGCAGGTGCTGACGTAATGGAGCCGCTCGAGGCCAGAGCAGCCCTCGGCGAAGTCGAGCACGTAGAGAGTGCCATCGACGTTGACTCGCATGCCGACCTCCCGGCGCACGCTGAGGTCGTAGACGGCGGCGAGGTGGTAGATCTCCCGAACTTCGCCGGCAAGGCGCTTCAGGGTGGCCTTGTCGAGACCCAGATCGGAGCGGGTGATATCCCCTTCGATCAGCTCGATGCGGCCGGCGAGAGCCTCATCGACGGCCTCGATCTCGGCCACCTTCTCGGCCGCCAGGTCGGCGAACTTCGCCTGAATCAGGCAGACCGCCTTCGCCTCCGGATCCCGCGCCACCACTCGCGGCAGCAGGCTCGCGCCAAGAAACCCAGGAAACCCGGTGAAGAAGATCGTGCCCATGACTCGGCTCCTTTCAATGCCCTCGCCGGAATCGTCTTCCGGCCCTGTGAGGGCATCAAAATGCCACAGGCGACGAGCTTCGTCAAGGCGCGGCAATGCCTACCGCAGCGCGGCGATCAGCCAGCGCCGGGGCGCACCAGAACACGACCTTCCACTCCCACCAGCCGGACCTCGACGTCCGCCGGCAGCTCGTCCGTCTGGATGCTGAGGCGGTAGAAGCCGGCGAGGGTTCGCGCCAGCCGCCGCACCACCTGGCCGGTGAAGATGTGGGTGCGCTCATAGGTTCCGCCGGTGTCGGCGGCGACCCGCTGCAGACCGACCTCGAGGGTGTGGAAGTCGGCGTCGGTGATGTCGAGCACGAAGACCGTGGTGCGGGCGCGTTCGAGGGCTTGGACAGCCGGACCGTAATCCTGTCCCATGCTGACGCCGCGGCCATCGAAGCGGCCCAGGCTCCAACCGAGGTAGACCATCGCCTTCTCGCCGGGCAGCGCCTCCAGGGCCTCGGCCACCAACCGCAGGGCAGTCTCCGGGCGTGCCGCATCGAGGGCCGCCTGGCGATCCCAGTGGTCTGCGAGACCGGGGCCGGTGGTCCTGCGACCGGACGGCTTGGCGCTGAAGCGCACCGAGCGCTCGACGGCGTCGAACACAGCACTGCGGTCGTGGGTCAGGTCCTGCCACAGCTTGAGGTGGGAGTCGAAGGAAACCACCGCGGCGCGATCCGCCGCCGGCAGCAGATCGAGCATGGCGCGGACCTGCGGCAGGATCCGGAGATGGCCGACGGTGCGCACGGCGTGCATGTCGGGCTGCACGAAGAAGATGATCGACTGCCCTTCTCCGGACTCGCCGTCGGCGCCGCCGAGATCGCGCCGGCGCGGCGCCGAGGGCGGGGTTGCGTCCGCGGCCCTGCCAGGAGGGGAGGACGCGATCCAATCGACCGCCACCACCGGCAGGTTTTGGCGCTCGCGACGCCGGCCGGTGGTGACCTCGAAGTGCTCCGGGGCGAGGTTTTCGAGCGCGACGCCGCGCGAATCGACGACCCGCACCGCCAGGCTCCGCAGAGCCACCTCGACGGTCTCGCCGAAGGCTGCCGTCGGCGGCACGAAGGCCGGACCCTCGATCGTCCCTTCGCCGGATCGCCAGCTCACCAGCCAGCGCCGCGGGGCGCTGCCGGTGCCGAAGCGGGCAACCTCGATCTTCTCAAGCTGCTGGTCCGCGACGCCGATCCA belongs to Acidobacteriota bacterium and includes:
- a CDS encoding DCC1-like thiol-disulfide oxidoreductase family protein, encoding MSKLPTPLILFDGHCHLCDGTVDRLLSLDRRRRLTFAPLQGSTADDLRQRGLLPDGVDSVILVEDGERVSTYSDAVLGALVGLGGLWRGATLFRLLPRFLRDPLYRWVARNRYRWFGRRDTCRLPSPQERERFLP
- a CDS encoding SDR family oxidoreductase; translation: MGTIFFTGFPGFLGASLLPRVVARDPEAKAVCLIQAKFADLAAEKVAEIEAVDEALAGRIELIEGDITRSDLGLDKATLKRLAGEVREIYHLAAVYDLSVRREVGMRVNVDGTLYVLDFAEGCSGLERLHYVSTCYVSGRYAGIYSERNLDKGQKFNNFYEETKFLAEVEVQERMAGGLPATVYRPAIVVGDSRTGETQKFDGPYYAMRWVMRQPWLAVLPVVGDPNRTRVNLVPRDFIIDAITELSGLEASAGKVYQLADPEPLTVDELLDEVALATRRKLVRLPLPLFAAKAAIDYAPLVGRILQIPSSSVDYFVHPTHYTSTQTRADLADSGIAVPPLPTYLSRLVDYMRRHPEVGSDAMV
- a CDS encoding serine/threonine protein kinase yields the protein MNDLFLKLTPEKVLQAVEAAGMHCNAVCYPLNSFENRVYEVELEDRTRIIAKFYRPGRWNEAQILEEHAFLMELEAAEISVCPVRRFPDGSTLKEQDGIFYSLAERRGGRAPDELSDAAAERLGMLVGRLHTVAVQNDAPHRLRLDADHFIRANLDWLEEHETLPERLRERYFGAAREIAQVLDERLVGVPVHRLHGDLHLGNVLDRDGVLNLLDFDDMTVGPAVQDLWLALPGRDDYARRQREAFLEGYERFRIFDRSTLRLIEPLRGLRLVHYAVWLARRWHDPIFPATWPQFAAPDFWDQETADLELQVQEIRREQGTLPAVEEEELGNKDFFWDWEGD
- a CDS encoding YceH family protein; translated protein: MTVSMHGDTTPERLPHRLDAREVRVLGALLEKEQATPDHYPLTVNALVQACNQKSNRQPVMRLSEGEVRDALERLFQHVLVWKSEGARAVRWRHAVDRRWQLTPPTKAVLTLLLLRGPQTVGELRGRSDRLHAFTSVSEVDDTLATLASGREPLVRQLPRGPGQKESRWVHLVGEDEEVADTEGTAAAAPEAPGAPPEPDRLARLEQRVADLEARLEELSQRFPSS
- a CDS encoding FKBP-type peptidyl-prolyl cis-trans isomerase; amino-acid sequence: MKKLPLLIAIVCLAWAVSACAQEAADTELAKPESLEDKASYSIGMNMGRGMAQQGVDLNLDYLIRGIADAMAEGGTTLLTDEEMQTAMQEFQQEMIAKQQAKAKEEAEKNQAEGEAYLAENKARDGVTVTDSGLQYEVVTAGEGASPSADDRVSVHYTGTLIDGTKFDSSHDRGQPATFPVSGVIKGWTEALQLMNVGSKYKLAIPSDLAYGERGSPPRIGPGATLLFEVELLSIEGSDG